In the genome of Candidatus Hydrogenedentota bacterium, the window GCTCCTGGAGCGCGCGTCATGAAGGAGGCGCTGCTGGCCGGAAGATACGCCCGCGCGCTGGCGGAGTCCGTCACGGACCCCGCACTCCTGGAGCGCGCCGGCGCCGCCGTGGCCGCCCTGCGCGACCTCCGCGCGGCCGACCCGCTGTTCCGCGCCGCCCTGGAAAACCCCGCGGCAAGCCTGCCGGAGCGCGCGGCCCTGCTGGACGCCGTGCTCGGAGCGCTCGACGCCCCCCCGGAGGCGTGCCGCCTGCTCCACCGCATGCTCGCGCGCAACCGCACGGCGCTGCTTCCGCAGACGGCGGCGGCGCTTGCGGCGACCGTGGACGACCGGCTCAACCGGGCCGGGGCGGAGGTCGCGTCGGCGGCGCCCCTGTCCCCCGCGTCGGAGCGCGCGCTGGCGGAGAGCCTTTCGCGGCGGACCGGGCGGCGGGTCACCCTGCGGACGCGGGTGGACGCCGGGCTGCTGGGGGGATTCACGGTCCACCTGCTGG includes:
- the atpH gene encoding ATP synthase F1 subunit delta; translation: MKEALLAGRYARALAESVTDPALLERAGAAVAALRDLRAADPLFRAALENPAASLPERAALLDAVLGALDAPPEACRLLHRMLARNRTALLPQTAAALAATVDDRLNRAGAEVASAAPLSPASERALAESLSRRTGRRVTLRTRVDAGLLGGFTVHLLGTLYDFSARTRLERLRAKLLSEETPHGN